The Bacteroidota bacterium genome contains a region encoding:
- a CDS encoding T9SS type A sorting domain-containing protein — protein sequence MRNSKIHSSVLKKTTSKVIRKAYLMLFLCYFILLTGGKLAAQTKRKVLFLGNSYTAANNLPQLVHDAALSAGDTLIFDSNTPGGYQLISHAADVTSQNKIMTGTWDYVVLQGQSQEPVTQYGTFSSGGTQLNNLLNQYNPCSVAMLYMTWGRKNGDVTNCANYPVMCTYIGMDSTLKKNYEKLAKSLNAEVSPVSVVWRHIRQNYPSIQLYDSDESHPAIAGSYAAACCFYACLFKKDPSLISFNSSLNPNDAAAIRTAVKTEVFDNLQGWDFKQLPTSNFNYYIGSGINEVIFNALPNNTAENYLWDFGDGATSTLSNPIHSYLVNGTYTVSLTTTNCDLQGMHTSMSDTVIQFCNHTPSIYTMQSWLCLNDTLWTQAATSYQWFVNGQTIPETNQYLAHYYQYANGSGFSVLSNVNGCAELSKASTDMPEWSGYYFDILPIADPCIGDTVAFAVLHINGFLSGAEIIQWYKNDTLLTSMANADTLLISSAGKYACKVVNPNSNCPTDTTSYTMVFTCGTIGIKEKEETIAWKIFPNPTSETITVKVKDIKKKEQIQIYAANGRLKKTMEVTGETTFSIADLPDGMYFIRLKKNSLNPIKFIKQKK from the coding sequence ATGAGAAATTCAAAAATACATTCAAGTGTGCTAAAAAAGACCACCAGTAAAGTAATTAGAAAGGCATACCTCATGCTTTTTCTTTGCTACTTTATTCTCTTAACCGGAGGCAAACTAGCTGCACAAACAAAACGAAAAGTTTTGTTTCTTGGAAATAGCTACACAGCTGCAAATAATTTACCACAATTGGTGCATGATGCTGCCCTTTCTGCTGGTGATACCTTAATTTTCGACAGCAATACTCCCGGTGGTTATCAATTAATTTCTCATGCAGCCGATGTTACAAGTCAAAATAAAATTATGACTGGTACTTGGGATTATGTAGTGTTGCAAGGCCAAAGTCAAGAACCTGTTACACAATATGGAACATTTTCATCAGGCGGTACTCAATTAAATAATTTATTAAACCAATACAACCCTTGTTCGGTAGCAATGCTTTACATGACCTGGGGTAGAAAAAATGGAGATGTTACTAATTGTGCTAATTATCCTGTGATGTGCACTTATATCGGAATGGATAGCACCTTAAAAAAAAACTATGAAAAGCTTGCAAAATCGTTAAATGCAGAAGTAAGTCCGGTTTCAGTTGTTTGGAGACATATCAGACAAAATTATCCTTCAATTCAATTGTATGATTCCGATGAGAGTCATCCGGCAATTGCCGGCTCCTATGCTGCCGCTTGTTGTTTTTATGCCTGCCTTTTTAAAAAAGATCCTAGCCTTATTTCGTTTAATTCGAGCTTGAATCCTAACGATGCTGCAGCCATAAGAACTGCGGTTAAAACTGAAGTTTTTGACAATTTACAAGGGTGGGATTTTAAACAGCTCCCAACGTCCAACTTTAACTATTATATCGGCAGCGGTATAAATGAAGTAATTTTTAATGCTTTACCCAATAACACTGCTGAAAACTATTTATGGGATTTTGGCGATGGCGCTACCTCCACGTTATCCAATCCAATTCATTCCTATTTAGTAAACGGAACCTATACTGTATCCTTAACGACAACAAATTGCGACTTGCAGGGAATGCATACAAGCATGTCAGATACCGTAATTCAATTTTGTAACCACACACCCAGTATATACACAATGCAATCATGGCTTTGCCTAAATGATACACTTTGGACACAAGCGGCAACAAGCTATCAATGGTTTGTTAATGGTCAAACCATACCTGAAACAAATCAATACCTGGCGCATTATTATCAATATGCAAATGGGTCAGGCTTTTCAGTGCTTTCGAATGTGAACGGTTGTGCCGAATTGTCTAAAGCAAGCACCGATATGCCTGAATGGTCGGGCTATTATTTTGATATTTTACCTATCGCTGATCCATGCATTGGCGATACGGTAGCATTTGCTGTATTGCACATTAATGGATTTTTATCCGGTGCTGAAATTATTCAGTGGTATAAAAATGACACACTTTTAACATCAATGGCCAATGCAGATACTTTACTGATTTCATCTGCCGGTAAGTACGCATGTAAAGTAGTTAATCCAAATTCAAACTGCCCAACAGATACTACTTCTTATACAATGGTATTTACATGTGGCACAATTGGTATAAAAGAAAAGGAAGAAACAATAGCTTGGAAAATATTCCCAAATCCAACATCAGAGACGATTACAGTAAAAGTTAAAGACATTAAAAAGAAAGAGCAAATTCAAATTTATGCAGCCAACGGACGTCTCAAAAAAACAATGGAAGTCACTGGTGAAACAACATTTAGCATAGCTGATTTGCCTGATGGAATGTACTTTATTCGACTCAAAAAGAATTCCCTGAATCCGATTAAATTTATCAAGCAGAAGAAATAG
- a CDS encoding polysaccharide deacetylase family protein, with protein MKKFFAFSIIFIFVIFLGCKKEDQIVINNYHVTNEVANNVNGTDSLLDNKHRILILMYHKLVPDYPEDLYERSGRDFKEDLNFIAARGYQVLSFDDLVKIKSGAKKLTSDAVIISFDDGHASDYTIAYPKLKEMGMPATFFMVTDWVGDSDRVTWPNIAEMDQYRCSSGEKLFSIESHTDTHPFLVKDSSNFSNTTDYQNWLKAELGNSKNDIQSATGQSNMWLALPYGNGANNSLLISTAKSLGYSGIRTSIFGSFTIKTMDLFALPSLPILSTTDISEIDNYMP; from the coding sequence ATGAAAAAGTTTTTTGCATTTTCAATTATTTTCATTTTTGTTATTTTTCTCGGGTGCAAAAAAGAAGATCAAATTGTAATTAATAATTATCATGTAACCAATGAAGTTGCCAATAACGTTAATGGTACGGATTCGCTATTGGATAATAAACATAGGATTCTGATTCTGATGTATCACAAGCTGGTGCCCGATTACCCCGAAGATTTGTATGAGCGAAGTGGGCGTGATTTTAAAGAAGATTTAAATTTTATTGCTGCGAGAGGTTATCAAGTATTGAGTTTTGACGATTTAGTAAAAATAAAGAGCGGAGCAAAAAAATTAACATCTGATGCAGTTATTATTTCATTTGACGATGGGCATGCCAGCGATTACACGATAGCTTATCCCAAATTAAAGGAAATGGGAATGCCGGCTACTTTTTTTATGGTTACCGATTGGGTGGGCGATTCAGATAGGGTTACTTGGCCTAACATTGCTGAAATGGATCAGTACCGATGTAGTTCTGGCGAAAAATTGTTCTCGATAGAAAGTCATACAGATACGCATCCATTTCTCGTAAAAGACTCCAGCAATTTCTCCAATACTACCGATTATCAAAATTGGTTAAAAGCAGAATTAGGCAATTCTAAAAATGACATTCAAAGTGCAACCGGACAATCCAATATGTGGCTTGCCTTACCTTATGGAAACGGGGCTAATAATTCCTTGCTTATTTCAACCGCCAAAAGCTTAGGATATAGCGGAATAAGAACTTCTATTTTCGGTTCCTTTACCATTAAAACAATGGACCTGTTTGCATTGCCCAGCTTACCAATACTCTCAACAACCGATATCAGCGAAATAGATAATTATATGCCTTAA
- the mtgA gene encoding monofunctional biosynthetic peptidoglycan transglycosylase, with amino-acid sequence MKEILKKVWRFCWRAALIFIAASVISVILFRWVPIPFTPLMLTRMVDQMAEGKKIKCKKDWEPIENISPNLSLAVICSEDQLFLEHHGFDMKAIEKAMKYNEKKKGKKLRGASTISQQTAKNVFLWQGRSWVRKGFEVYFTTLIELFWSKERIMEVYLNVIEMGDGVYGAQAASREYFKKDAKKINQGEAALIAAVLPNPRKWNPGKPSKYVRKRENWIMRQMNHHGGKIELEPEEEVGDDAPAK; translated from the coding sequence ATGAAGGAAATTTTAAAAAAAGTATGGCGGTTTTGCTGGCGGGCTGCGCTTATTTTTATTGCGGCAAGTGTCATTTCAGTAATACTTTTTAGGTGGGTGCCTATACCTTTTACCCCATTAATGCTTACACGTATGGTGGATCAGATGGCTGAAGGAAAAAAAATTAAATGCAAAAAGGATTGGGAGCCTATTGAAAATATCTCACCCAATTTATCCTTAGCTGTTATTTGTTCAGAAGACCAACTTTTTTTGGAGCATCATGGTTTTGATATGAAGGCAATAGAAAAGGCCATGAAATACAATGAGAAAAAAAAGGGAAAAAAGCTTAGAGGCGCCAGTACAATTTCACAGCAAACAGCAAAAAATGTTTTTTTATGGCAGGGGAGAAGCTGGGTGCGTAAAGGCTTTGAAGTATATTTTACAACCTTAATTGAGCTCTTCTGGAGCAAGGAACGAATTATGGAAGTATACTTAAATGTGATTGAGATGGGTGATGGGGTATATGGTGCTCAGGCAGCTTCGCGAGAATACTTTAAGAAAGATGCAAAAAAAATCAACCAAGGGGAAGCTGCTTTAATTGCTGCTGTGCTGCCAAATCCACGCAAATGGAATCCGGGCAAACCGAGCAAATATGTGCGCAAACGCGAAAACTGGATAATGCGCCAAATGAACCACCATGGCGGTAAAATAGAATTGGAACCTGAAGAAGAAGTGGGGGATGATGCTCCGGCGAAATAA